The segment CGTCAGGAGTGACTCGTAGCGCAAGGCGGCGTGCCGTCGAGTCCCACCCGGCCGCGCCACCGGCGCTGAACCTCTCGAATCTGCCGTTCCACGAGGTCAAGCGGCACGCCAAGTCCGACGACCGGTCGGTGGCCTCGTGGATCCTTGCTGTCGAGCGCGAGCTCAACCGGACGGCGAGTCCGAGGACCACACGCCGAACCACTGTTCGGCGCCCCACTCCTCGAACCGTTGCACCTCGGTGAACCCCAGCTTCGCCGCCAGGCGCATCGAGCGGTCGTTGGCGGTCTGGGTGTAGAGCACCACCGGCTCGCCGGGAAGCGCCTCGGCGAACCAGCCGAGCGCCGCCGCGCACGCCTCGGCGGCGTACCCGCGTCCCCATGCCTCTGGCAGGAACAGGTAGCCGAGCTCGGCCTCGCCGGCATCCGGACGGACATGACTCCGATGCTCCGCGTCGCGCCGGTTGAGCTCGATGGTGCCGATCATCGCTCCATCGAGCTCGATCACGAAATGGCCGGGCCGCCTCCCGGGCACCTCAGGCGCCGCGCGCTCGAGCTCATCACGCGGTCGAGGACCACCGATATGGGCGCCCACCTCCGGCGAGGTGAACAGTTCGATGAACGCCGCACGGTCCCGGGCCTCGGACTCGCGGAGCACCAGCCGCTCGGTCCTTATCGGAGCAGGTGGCCAGGCGACGGATCCGAGCTCGGTCATGGCGGGCAACCTATCGCGCACAGCCTGCGCAGTTCGCGCACCACCTGCTGCTTCGCGCTCCGGGAGGCGAGGGCGTGGCCCCGGGGGCCCGCCGCCAACAGGGGGGGTGGTCGGCGGCGGGCTGCCATCACTCTGGCACACCGGGGGGTGTCCGCCTGCCGGAGTCCGGGCGTCCGGAGGCGGACACGCCGCATCCGGCCATGGGACAGGCAGCAGCCGTACGGCTTGGGGACGCCCCGGGCGGCAGCCGGGCGGAGTGCAGTCAGTAGCGGGGCCGGGCGCTCTGCGTGGGCAGTGGGCGCAGTGCGGGCCATCGTTGCATCAGGCGTGCGGCCAGGGCCGCGCTGAGGTGACCGAGGGCGTGCAGGTGATCGTGGTCGCGGGTCAGGTCGGCGACCACGCCGAGGCGGTGGACGAGGCGTTCTCGGGCGGATACGCCTCCCCACTCGAAGTCCTCGGCCGGTACGCGTGCGAGGTGGTCGACGGAGTCGCGGTGGGCGCGTTCGACGAGTGCGTCGCCACGGATCAGCCAGCCGGCGCAGGCGTCGGCGAGGTCGCCGGGAACGTCGCTGCCGGTGAGGCCGCGCCAGGTGGCACGGTAGACGGCCTCGGCTTCCGCGAGCGGCGTGGCTGTGACCGACATGGCGCACCAGCAGGTCGGGAAACCGATGCGGAAGTAGGCGAGTTCGACCAGGCCGTTGCCCAGCGAGGCCTGCTCGAAGTCGACGAAGTGGACGCCGGCGGCGGTGTGCAGGTCGTTGCCGGGGCAGGGGTCTCCGTGCAGGAGCGCATGGTGGGGTGCAGGGTCGAGCCGGGCGATCAGGCCGGCGAGTTCGTTGGGCACGCCGGGTGGGACGGGGACGTCAAGGGCCTTGGCGAGGGCGAGGAAGGACTCGGCGTCGGCGGCCGTCGGTCCGGACCAGGCGGGGAGCGTTCCGGTGTCGGCCGGCCCGGTGAGGGCGTGCAGCCGGGCGAGGGACTCGGCGTAGCCGGGCATCCAGTCGTCGGCCGCGCCGAGGTCGTCCAGGTGTTCCAGGACCATTACGCGTGACGCCGGGTCCGTTGCGAGCAGGGCGGGCGCGACGGTCGGCCGGGTCGCCCGTGCGGCGAGCCGCAGCGCGGTGACCTCCCGCGCATAGCGCGCGTTCGCGTCGGGGCCGGTTCCGCCTCCGTCGGCGATCTGTTTGACGATCACCCGGCTGCCACCGCGCAGCTCGACCCGCCACACCCGGGAGCGCGGGCTGCTGTCCAGGAGCGTGGCCTCCGTCGGGGAGCCCAGCACGGAACGCAGCTCGTCGCTGATCGGCACCCGGCTCGGCATGACGGTCAGCGTAGGGCCTTCCCGTTCTCTCCAGCCTCTCCAGCACAAATTCGAATGCTGCCGTGGCAGCGCCGCGTTATGGTCATCCGCATGAACGTCACCGGCCCAAGCACCACCGCGACCGCGCGAGCGACCAGCTCGCCGGTTGCCGCCGCCTGACCTTCCCCACCCCCTCCCCCGGCGACCGGAAACGGTCCGTCGGTAGTGCCGTGGCGCCCTTGGCCCCGGCCGGACGACTGAACGGGTCCCGTTCTCCGGTGCCTCCCCCGCTGTGACGCGAAGGAGTCATCCCATGGATACAGAACAGCTGGTCAGTACGTTCATCGAGTACTTCGAAGAGCGCGCCCATCGCCGGATCGTCGGCTCGACGCTGCTGCCGCCGCCCGGCGACCCGGTGCTCTTCACCACCTCGGGCATGCACCCGCTCACTCCGTACCTGGAGGGCCGCGCCCATCCGCTGGGCAGGCGGCTGGTCAACGTACAGCGCTGCCTGCGCACCACCGACCTGGAGGAGATCGGCGACGCCACTCACCTGACGGTCTTCGAGATGCTCGGCACCTGGTCGCTGGGCGACTACGAGGGTCCGCTCAGTCTCGGCTGGGGATACGGACTGCTCACCGAGGGCCTGGGCATCGATCCCGGCCTGCTGTACGCCACCGTCCATGCCGGTGACAGCCGGACCGGGCCGGACACCGCTTCCCTTGAGCTGTGGCAGGACCGCGGCGTCCCCGTCGAACTCACCGTAGAGGACAACTGGTGGTCCAACGGGCCTGTCGGACCGTGCGGTCCCGACTCGGAGATCTTCCTGTGGAGCGGCGACTGCCCACCCCGGTCGACACCCACCCGCGACGACCGCTGGGTGGAGGTGTGGAACCACGTGACGATGACCCACCGCCGACTCGACGACGGTTCCCTCGTGCCGCTTCCCCAGCGCAACGTCGACACCGGACTCGGCGTGGAGCGGCTGGCCTCACTGCTCCAGGGCAAGTCCTCCGTGTTCGAATGCGACGTCTTCGACCCCTGGCGCCGCCTCGTGCCGACCCTTTGGCCCATGGACGAGCCCTCGCTGCGCCTGGTCTGCGACCACCTGCGCTCGGCCGTCGTGGTGCTCGGCGACGGCGTGCGCCCGGCCAACACCGGACGGGGCTACGTGCTGCGCCGCCTGGTACGACGAGTACTCACCGTGCTGTGGCGGGACGATCCCTCCTATGGCGTCGAAGACCTGCCGGAGGAACTGGTCCAGCACACCCTGGACCACTTCCGGCAGGACATGCGCCCGGGCGACGTGCTCCCGATGTTGCACGAGGAGGAGCGCCGGTTCCGTCGGCTGATGGAGCGCGGCCGGCAGGTGCTCGCCCGACCCCGGTTCCAGGGCCGGCTGACCGAGGAGGACTTCCACTACCTTCACGACACCCACGGTCTGCCACGTGAGCTGGTCACGAGCCTGCAGCAGGAGTAAGTGCCACGGAGCCGACGCGCTGCGCGAGATGCCTCAGCCGGCCAGCAGGGCCTGCATCCACTGGTCTTCGCGTTGCTCGATGTATTCGGCGTCGCTTCGCCAGGCGTCGCCGTGGCCTTCTGCCCACAGCCTTGCCCAGGGCTGGACTCCCCGGGCTGCCTGGTCGCGCAGGAAGTCGTGCATGGAACGCGTACGGCGCCCCAGCACCGGGATCAGCCGGCGGCGTTCGGGCTCGGTGAGACCGTAGGCGTCGACGAAGACGCGCAGTCGGTCCGCCGCGTCCGGGCGCTGCCAGTGCGGATGCGCGGACAGCGGGATGAATCCGTGAATGGCGTACGCGACATCCCACAGGCGGGAACCGGGACCTGCGGCGTCCCAGTCGATGAAGGCCCACCGCGCCTCGTCCGCGACCACGAGGTTCCAGGGGGCCAGATCGTTGTGGGTGATGATGTCACTGCCCTCGGCGGGGATCAGCTGCTGCCACTGCGCATCGGTCGGCGGCGTGAAGTCCTGCACGGCATCGTGGAAGTCCCGGATCAGCTTGGCGACGCGGGCCAGTTGCCGAGCGGGCTCCATCAGCGAGAACCTGTCGGGCCAGACCACGTCTCCCGGCATGAAGGTCAGGACCTCACGCCCCTGATCGTCAATGCCGAGTGGGCGAGGCGCCGCGGTGAATCCCACCTCGTGCAGGTGGGCAAGCAGGGCATGCACGGCGGGAGTCCACGGTCCGGAGGGACGGCGGACGGTATCTCCGATGCGAACGACACCATCACTGACGTTGCCGCCGGACAGAGGCTGTTCATGATCGTGCTGCATCGAACCAGTGTCTCGGATCAGCTCGCCGTGATCACCTCATTAAGGGGGGATGGCCTACCCTCGGCCACGGCACGGCCAACAGCTGATCAGTGGCCGCCTGTGCCTGTTACTGGGGGAGGTTTTGTGAGTCTGAGTCCGCGCGAGGTGTTTCTCCGGCTTGTTCACGGGGTCGCCGACGGGCACTTCGAGGAGTTGCCCGACCTGTACGGCGAGGTCACCGATGTCCGGCATCCGATGGCGACGCCGGAGTCCGAGCCGTTGACGAGTCGGCATGCGCTCCAGGAGCACTTCACGGTGCCGCCGGAGGTTCGGGAGTCCTTGCCGAAGAGGCGGGTCATCGATGTCGTCGTTCACGAGACCGCCGATCCTGAGGTGATCGTCGGCGAGTTCGGCTATGAGTTCACGTTGCCGGACGGCTCCATGGCCAAGGTGCCCTGCGTGTTCGTCATGCGTGTCCGGGACGGTCGGATCATCGAGTCGCGCGACTACATCGACCCGATCCGTACGTACACGGCACGCGGGGACCTCGACCTCCTCATCGCGTCGCTGTGGAAGGGTCTTTCCTAGGGCCCGGCCAGGGCGGGGTGCGGTCAGCTCTGGTGCGGGACGACCGTCCAGGTGTGGAGGGTGGGTGCCGCGGTGCCGGCGTCCTTGGAGCCGGCGGAGGTGTAGAGGGCGGTCACGACGAGGGCGCGGTCGGAGACCACGTCCAGGACGCCGAGGGTGGGTGCGTTGTGGTCCAGGCGCGCGGCCTTGTCCAGGGCGCAGCAGTCGTCCATCGTGGCCTCGCCGGCCTTGAGCTCGATCTTGGCGAACCGCTTGGCCGGCACGGTCCTGGGCTCGCGGCCGATGGCCTCTCCGTTGAGCAGGAGCGGGGCGAAGCGCTTCTCGACGACCACCGGGCACGGGCCGGGGTTGTAGATGGTCACCGCCGTGGCGTAGCGGCCCGGGAGGACGGTGGTGCAGTCGCCGTGCTTGTCCGCGGGCTTCTGGAGGCCGCAGAGCATGTCGACCACGTGGTGGTAGCGGCGGGCCGGCACGGTGATGCGTACGGTCTTGGAGGCGACCACGACGCCGTCGGCGACGGCGTCCAGGGTGCCCTCGAAGACCTGCGGGCCGTCGGTGGATTCCACGGTGCCGTCCCAGACCACGTCGAAGGGCAGGACGTGTTCGGCGTCGAGGGGCAGCGGGCCGTAGCCGGCGGCCGGGGAGACGCTGGTGAGGAAGCCGGCGATCGATGAACTCGGTTGCAGGCTGAGGTTGTTGACCTTCAGCACGGCTTCCTTGACCAGGCGCGCCAGGGTCACGGCGATCTGCGCCGAGTCGATGCCCGCGGTGAAGGTCCCGCCGGTCGCGGCGGTGATGCGGGTGGCCTGGCCGGAGCTGCCGGAGAGGCCGCAGACGGAGTAGTCGAAGCTGCCCGCGGCCGGGTCGCCGTCCAGGCCGCCGGAGCCGGAGCTCGTGCTGACGGCGACGACGGCGATGCCCGCCGCGATGAGCGCGGCGGTGACGGTGTCCTCGGTGACGTCGGCCGGGCCGCCGGAGATCGCCTGGCAGACGGGGTCGTGGCCGGGTTCGTCGCCCACCCAGACCACGATCCGCCGGGCGTCGGGCCGCCAGCCGATCGCCGGGTCCTGCGCGATCTGCTGGAGCGCCCAGAGCTGGCCCTCGGGGGTGTCGCTGCCCTGGTCGGCGGCCCAGGCGCCGATCGCGGCGCGGACCGCGGTCAGGTCGGTCGTCGGGGAGAGCTGGTGCTGGAAGGCGTAGGCGTTCTTGTCCAGTGGGAAGTCACGGTAGTTGCCGACCCCGAACGCCACGTCGTTGGGCGGGGACGGCAGCAGGATGGCGTCCAGCCCGGCCTGCACCGCGCTGATGACGTCGCTCATGCTGCCGGTGGTGTCGGACAGCAGGTACACGTCCGCCTTGGGCGGCTCGTCGGTGGGCGCAAGCGTGACGGTGACGCGCTCCGGCAGGTGCGCACACCTGGTCAGTACCAGGTCGTTGGCGGGCGGGTCGATCGAGGCGCGGATCATGGTGGTTCTCCTCCGTTGCGGGTTCTTCCGTGACGGGAGGAGGCGGTGCCGGGCGGTCAGATACACGGCCGGACCGATGTATCAGGGCCGGCGAGCCGGGCTCCTTATCGTTCGGACGCCGTACACTCGAAGCCGCGACTCGCCCCGTTTTGCCGCTTCTGCCCTCGGAGGACCTCAGAGGAGGAGCCGTGACGCCGAACACCGCCGATGACGCCGGGTTGGCCGATGACACCGGGTTACCGGTCGCGATCTGGGACATCGCCGCCCGCGAGTTCGCCGCCTGGCGCGAGGGGGATCCGGGCGCGCTGGAACGGCTCGTCCGCCGGGTGACCCCGACGCTGTGGCAGACCGCCCGCTCCTGCGGCCTCGGCCGTGAGGCGGCGGAGGACACCGTTCAGGCGACGTGGCTGGCGCTGGTCCGCCGGGCCGACTCGATCCGCGACCCGCAGGCCGTACTGCGCTGGATGGTCACCACCACGCACCGCGAGGCATGGAAGGCCGGCCGGCTCTCACAGCGTGAGGCGACCGTCGAGGAAGCCGTACTGGACGCCGTGTCGCCGCCCGTCGAGGGACCGGAGGGCGCGGTGCTCACGCAGGGGACGGCCCGCGCGCTGTGGCGGCAGGTCGCCCGGCTGCCGCAGCGCTGCCAGCAGCTGCTGCGCGTGATCGCCTTCGACCACCGGCCCGATTACGCGGCCCTGGCCGACCGGTTGGGCATGCCGGTCGGCAGCATCGGCCCGACCCGCGGCCGGTGCCTGGACAAGCTGCGCACCCTGCTGGCCGCCGATCCGGAATGGGAGGTGGGTCCGTGACCGGGGACGAGGAACTGCTGCGGCGCCTGCGCGAGATGTGGGAGGCCACCGATCCCGTACCCGACGGCCTCGCCGACCGTGTGCTGTTCACCCTGGACCTGGAGCACCTGGAGTTCGAACTGCTGCGGCTGCACGACGCCTTCGCGCCGCAGGCGGCCCGCGGACACGAGAGCGCCCGCACCATCACCTTCAGCAGCGACAGCCTGACGGTGATGGTGACGGTGTCCCCGGCCGGAGGGCGGGGGCCGGCGCACCGCCTGGACTGCTGGATCGCGCCGGCCGCCGCCCTGCGGGTGGAGCTGCGCACCAGCGGCGGCTCCCAGGAGACCACCGCCGACCGGGACGGACGGCTGTCCTTCCCCGAAGTTCCGGCCGGCCTGGTCCAGCTGGTGCTCCACCCGACCGAGGGCGCGGCGCTGGACCTCGTCGTACCCGTCATGACACCCGCGGTCCAGCTCTGACTACGCGCCACCAAGGCACCGCTTCGCACCACGCACACGCTTCGCGATACACCGCACCGCTGGGGGAACCGCCATGACCGATCAGAATCCCTTACCCGTAACGGACGACACGGATGACGACGCCGAGGCCCGGCGCCGGCCGTCCGCCACCGATCCGCCGCTGCCCTCGCCATGGGTGCTCGCCCGTTACGGCGCCCGCATCCTGGACCCGACCACCGCCGTCGCCCTGCCCGGCCAGGAACTGCGCCCGACCGTCTACATCGCGAACCGCCTGCTGGTCCGCTGGGAGACCTGGCGGCGCCCGGAGACCCGGCGGCTGCTCATCGAGGCCGCCAGGAGGTCCGGACTGGTGATCAGGCCCGAAGAGGAAGGGGAGTTCTGGGATGGCCCTCCCCGTTCGATCGCCGGAATCGCCCTCACACTGGTCCCGGAGGACGGCGGCCCCGCCTCCGTGGACGCCTGGCCGGTGCTCCAGACGGCACGCGCCGGCGCAGCGTCCTCGGGTACACCGCTGACAGGGGTGGAACTCGACCACCTGCTGTGCGCCTTCGACGTCCCGGCGGGCGCTCCGGGTAGCGACAATCCCTTCCACGAGGGCAATCCCTTCCATGAGGGGAACCCGGTGGGGGGCTCTCCCACGGCCGCGTACGGCGCTCCGGGCTGGGGCGGCCGTCAGCCCCTGCGCTGGCTCGGCCAGGGACCCAGGCGCGGCAGACTCGCCTTCCGAGCACCGGTGGTCGCCGTGCTCGACACCGGACTCGCCGAGCACCCCTGGTTCAAGCAGGGCGTGATCCGGGACCCGAAGCTGACGGCGGCCGACGGCCGGTCCTACGACGTCGGGCTGCCCCCGCCGCCCGGCCGGGAGGACTTCGGCGACCCCGGCGACGGCCTCGACGGCGTCGCCCCCTGGATCGCCGGGCACGGCACCTTCATCGCCGGACTCGTACATCAGGAGTGCCCCGACGCCGAGCTGCTGATCGTACGAGCGGTCAACGCCGACGGGTTCGTGACCTCGCGGGACCAGCTCCTGGTCCTCGGCAGGCTGCACGAACTGGCCCGCCGTCATCTGGAGGGAGAGCCGGGCGGGCAGGCGGTGGACGTCGTCTCGCTGTCCTCCGGCTACTACCACGAGACCCCGAAGGACGCCGAGTTCGACTCACAGATCCGCCAGGCCCTGGAGGCGCTGGGCGACCTCGGGATCACGGTGGCGGTCTCCGTCGGCAACGACGCCACCAGCAGGCCGATGTACCCGGCGGCCTTCAACCCCGATTTCGGTCCCGCCGCGCTGGGCACGGACAAGGGGCCCCGGCACGGCCGGGCACCGGTCATCGGCGTCGGGGCGCTCAATCCGGACGGCAGCGTCGCGCTGTTCACCAACGGCGGTCCCCTCGTCCAGCACTGGGAGCCCGGCGCCTGCCTGGTGAGCAGCATCGCCCCGTTCAACTGCGGAGCCCAGCCCCCGTACGCCGCCAAGGACCGCGCCGACCGGCGCGGAACTTCCCGGCGTGCCCTGGACCCGGACGACTTCCGTTGCGGGTACGCCGCCTGGAGCGGCACGTCGTTCGCGGCGCCGGTGCTCGCCGGCCGGCTCGCGCTACGGATGATCAAGGACGCTAACTCCAAGGAGCACGGACCGGGCCTGGCCGACGCCAAACCGGGCAACCCGGCCGACGCCGGACCGGGGCCCGCGGTCGACCGGGCCTGGGCGGCCATCGAGGCGTGCACGCCCTTCACCAGGCCGCCCGCTCCATGACCGCCGCGAAGCCCGATCCGGATGCTGCTGCCGATGCCGGCACCGGCCCCGGCTCCGTCGCCGGGCTGCACCGCCGGGCCATGGAGGCCAGCGCCCGGACCCGGCACGCCACCGCCCGGCGGCTGCTGCTCACCGCGCTGCGCCGGAACCCCGGACCGGCGCAGCGGGCGCACCTGCTGCTCAGCCTGGCGTACCAGGAGTCGGAGCTGAGGGGGCTCGCCGAGGGACTCGCGCTGCTGGACGAGGCCGACGCGATTCCCGGCGTACCGCACCGCATCGGCGGCCTGATCGCCAGCCAGCGCGCGCTGCTGCACCTGCGGGCCGGCCGGAACACGGACGCGATCACCTGGTTCGGCGTCGCGCTGCACCTGCTCGACGACACCGTCCCGCAGGACGTCTGCCGCGCCCTGCTCAACCGGGGCCTGCTGCACCTGCGCCTGCGCGAACTCCCGCACGCACGCGCCGACTTCGGCCGCTGTGCGGCCCTCGCCTCCCGCCACGGACTGGACGTCCTGGCGGCCAAGGCCGGACACAACCTCGGCTATCTCGCGCTGTTGGCCGGCGACCTGCCCCGGGCGCTGCGCGAGATGGACGCCGTCGCGCCCGCCCTGAGCGCCTACTCGGCCCCGATGGCCGCGGTCTGCCTGCTGGACCACGCACAGGCCCTGCTCGCCGCCGGGCTGTTCCGGGAGGGCGACGAGGACCTGTCGCGCGCCGCTGTGATGTTCCGCCGGGCCGGCATCGGCCAGGAACACGCCGAGACCGAACTCGCACGGGCCCGGATCGCCCTGATGGAGGACCGCTGGGCCGACGCCCGACGACTGGCCGGCCAGGCCGGGCGGCGATTCGCCGCGCGCGGCGCGCGAACCTGGGCCCTGCTCGCCGAACAGGCCGCCGTCGAGGCGGCGGTCGGCGGCCGTCGCCGGCTGTCCACGGTGGCCCACGACGCGAGCAGGCTGTCGGCGGAACTGGCCACGGCCGGTCTCGCGGACGAGTCGCGCGGCGCCGCCCTCACGGCGGCCGCGGCCCACCTCGCCCGCGGGGACCACGACGCCGCCCGCGCCGCCGCCGGCCCGGCCATGGCCCTGCGCCGCGACGACCCCCTCACCACCCGGCTCCAGTGCCGCTCGGTACGCGCGAGCCTGGCCGACGCCGAAGGGCGATCCGGCCGGGCCGACGCCGAACTGCGCGCCGCGCTGCGCGACCTGCACCGCTACCAGGCCTCGTTCGGGAGCATGGACCTCCAGACCGCCGTCAGCGCCCACGGCCGGCAGCTCGCGGCGCAGGGCCTGTCCCGGGCGCTCGCCGACGGCGGACCGGTGGCGGTCTTCGGCTGGGCGGAACGGGCCCGCGCCCTCTCCTCCCGGCTGCGACCGGTCGTACCGCCGGTCGATCCCGAGGCGGCCGCGCTGCTGGAGGAACTCCGGCACCTGCACGTCCAGCTCCGCGAACGGCGCCTGTCCGGCGCCCGACCCGGCCCCGGGCTCCAGGGCCGGTACGCGGCTGTGCAGCGCCTCGTGCGGGGCCGCTCCTGGTACGTGCCGGGGCCGGGGCAGACCGAGTCACCGGTCTCTCTCGCCCGGCTCCGGGAGCGCCTGGCCGCTCAGGAGGTGACCTTCGTCGGCCACCTCATCTCCCAAGGGCGTCTGCACGCGCTCGTCGTGGGATCGCACCGGCCGGTCGTGCGCGCCCTCGGACCCGCCGCCCCGGTGCTCGAACTCGGCCGGCGGCTGCGCGCCGACCTCGATGCCCTCGCCTCGCACCACCTGCCCAAACCCCTGTGGGACGCGGTGCTCGCGTCCCGGCGTTCGGCACTGCGCGACCTGGACCGGCTGCTCTGGCACCCGGTCCGCGACCTGCTCGGCGGCGGCCCGCTCCTCCTGGCGCCCTCCGCCGCGCTGGCCGCGCTGCCCTGGACCCTGCTCCCGACGCTCCACCGCCGACCGGCCACCGTCATCGGCTCCGCCACCGCCTGGCTCGACGCGAACAGCCGTGCGGCAGCCCGAACCACCGCTCCCGTGGTGGCCCTGGCCGCCGGGCCTCGCGTGCCACGGGCCGAGGAGGAGATCAGGCTGATCGCCGCCCAGTGGCACGGTTCCGGTGCGATGCCGGCGGCGACCACCACCGCGACCACAACGGCCGTCCGTGACGCAGCGGTGGAGTCGGACATCCTGCACATCGCCGCGCACGGCTCCCACGAGCCGCAGAACCCGCTCTTCTCCCACCTCGACCTCGCCGACGGCCCGCTCTTCGGCCACGAGCTCAACCAGTTGTCGCGGCTCCCGTCCCACATCGTGCTGTCCGCCTGCGAGCTGGGGTTGTCCGGCGCGCGCCCCGGCGACGAGACCGTGGGCATGGCCGCCGCACTCCTGCACGCCGGCGCCGGAAGCGTCGTCGCGGGGGTGGCCCGGGTGTCCGACAGCGCCGCATGCCTGGCCGGCCCCGCGCACCACGCCGGCCTGCGCCGTGGCCTGTCGCCCGCCGAGGCCCTGGCCGGCGCGCTGGCCGCCTGCACCGACGCCCACGAGGAGGCTCCGCCGTTCGTCTGCTTCGGCGCGGGCTGGTGAACGCCCGGCCCCGGGAGCGCCCGCCAACCGGATGGGGCTTGCGGGCCGGTCCGGCATGGCGTCGGGCCAACGGCGTGACGCGCTCGGATGCTGATCGTCCGCGAACCAGGAGAGAGACCGTGGCCGATCCCAGTCCTGAAGGCGCCCGAGCGCCGGCATCCACCGGCCCGGGCCGTGGCATCTCCGGTCAGCCGGGTGTCATCGGCATCGGACTCGCCGCGGTGCTGACGTTCGCGCTCGCGCAGGGTTCGTGGGAGTGGTTCTCCGCGTACATCGGATTGACGCTGCTCGCGGTGATCTTCTCCTTTTCCCGGCCGCCGATGTGGACGCCGGGCCTGCGGTCCGCGTACGTGTGGAATCTGGCGGCGTACTCGATGGTCGTGGGCTTGTGCGTGGCGATCGCACTGGCCCCCGCGCTGCAACGCTGGTCGTGGCTGTTCCCGATGCCGGGTGCCCGTGGCGGGTGTCCTGAGATGGGCGTGTACGAGGGCCTCCGGACGCAGGCGGCGCTGGCTGATCTGGCCGGCCGCGACAGCGCCGCCCTGGCGTACGCGCAGGACGTCCAGAGCCATGCCGCCGTCGCCGACTGCCTGGCAGCCACCACGACCCGGTGGCTGCCGGTGTACGGGGCCGGGGCGGCCGTGGTGGCGGGTCTGGCCGCGTGGTTGTTCGACCGCGCGCGGGTGCGCAAATCGTCGTAGCGCACCATCTCGCGACCAGGCTCCTTGCAACCATCTCGTGCTGTTCCGTGTCTCCCAGAGAGGCGACCACGGAGAGGGCGGATGGCATGAGGGACATACGGAGAACGGCGGGGGCGGTGGCGGCCGTCGGGCTGCTGGCTCCCGTCGTGGTGGTGATCGGTGGCGGCAGTGCGTCGGCCGCCTCCTGTACGACGAAGACCGGGCCCTACCAGAAGAAGGTCGAGAAGTTCCTGGGACGGCCGGTGGACGGACGGCAGTCGGCAGCCGACTGCAAGGCCATCAGGGCGTTCCAGACCAAACACTCGATCTACCCGAACATCGGTTACGCGGGATCCGTCACCTGGGGCGTCATGGATCTCATGAACAAGCAGAAGGCCGTCGGCAACAAGCCGAACAAGGCCGGCAAGTGCCCGACCAACAAGGGCCGCATAGCCTGCGTGAACCTCACCCTCCAGATCAGCTGGATCCAGGACGGATCCCGGCTGAAGTACGGCCCGGTCCCGGTCCGTACCGGGCGGAACGGCTACGAGACCCGTACCGGGGCGAAGAAGATCTACTGGCGGGACAAGAACCACGTGTCGTCCGTCTACAACGTGGCAATGCCGTACAGCCAGTTCTTCGACGGAGGCGAGGCCTTCCACCAGGTCGACATCAGCGTCTGGGCGCCGCCCGGATCGCATGGGTGCGTCAACATGCGCAAGAGCGACGCCAAGGCGTACTGGAGCCTCCTGAAGAACGGCGACGACGTCTACGTCTACGGCCGCAAGCCGGGGACCTGACCCACGGGCGCTCCTCAGGCGGGGGTCAGCACCATGCGGAAGCGGGCGGAGCCGGAGAGCATCTTCCGGTAAGCCTCGTCGGTCTCACTCAGCGGCATCGTCTCGACGATGGGACGGATACCGTGCAGGGCGCTGAACGCCATGGTGTCCTGCACGTCCTGCGCGGTACCGGCCGGGTGTCCCCGAAGGGTCCGGCCGCGCAGGATGAGCTGAAGCGGGTTGATGCCGAGGGGGTCGGGGGTAACTCCGATGACCACGAGTTCACCGCGGTGCGTCAGGCCGTCGACGGTTGCCGCGATGGCCTCGGAGCTGCCGGCGGTGGCCAGTACGACCTTCGCGCCTCCCAGCGACTGCAGGGCCTCCGCGACCGAGGCCGTCCTCGTGCTGTCGACGTAGTGATGTGCCCCCAGGGCCTTGGCGGTGTCGGCCTTCTCGGGCCCACGGGCGATGGCCACGGTTTCGAAGCCCATGGCCACCGCGTACTGCACTCCCAGGTGGCCGAGCCCGCCGATGCC is part of the Streptomyces sp. NBC_01262 genome and harbors:
- a CDS encoding S8/S53 family peptidase, encoding MTDQNPLPVTDDTDDDAEARRRPSATDPPLPSPWVLARYGARILDPTTAVALPGQELRPTVYIANRLLVRWETWRRPETRRLLIEAARRSGLVIRPEEEGEFWDGPPRSIAGIALTLVPEDGGPASVDAWPVLQTARAGAASSGTPLTGVELDHLLCAFDVPAGAPGSDNPFHEGNPFHEGNPVGGSPTAAYGAPGWGGRQPLRWLGQGPRRGRLAFRAPVVAVLDTGLAEHPWFKQGVIRDPKLTAADGRSYDVGLPPPPGREDFGDPGDGLDGVAPWIAGHGTFIAGLVHQECPDAELLIVRAVNADGFVTSRDQLLVLGRLHELARRHLEGEPGGQAVDVVSLSSGYYHETPKDAEFDSQIRQALEALGDLGITVAVSVGNDATSRPMYPAAFNPDFGPAALGTDKGPRHGRAPVIGVGALNPDGSVALFTNGGPLVQHWEPGACLVSSIAPFNCGAQPPYAAKDRADRRGTSRRALDPDDFRCGYAAWSGTSFAAPVLAGRLALRMIKDANSKEHGPGLADAKPGNPADAGPGPAVDRAWAAIEACTPFTRPPAP
- a CDS encoding CHAT domain-containing protein, whose protein sequence is MHALHQAARSMTAAKPDPDAAADAGTGPGSVAGLHRRAMEASARTRHATARRLLLTALRRNPGPAQRAHLLLSLAYQESELRGLAEGLALLDEADAIPGVPHRIGGLIASQRALLHLRAGRNTDAITWFGVALHLLDDTVPQDVCRALLNRGLLHLRLRELPHARADFGRCAALASRHGLDVLAAKAGHNLGYLALLAGDLPRALREMDAVAPALSAYSAPMAAVCLLDHAQALLAAGLFREGDEDLSRAAVMFRRAGIGQEHAETELARARIALMEDRWADARRLAGQAGRRFAARGARTWALLAEQAAVEAAVGGRRRLSTVAHDASRLSAELATAGLADESRGAALTAAAAHLARGDHDAARAAAGPAMALRRDDPLTTRLQCRSVRASLADAEGRSGRADAELRAALRDLHRYQASFGSMDLQTAVSAHGRQLAAQGLSRALADGGPVAVFGWAERARALSSRLRPVVPPVDPEAAALLEELRHLHVQLRERRLSGARPGPGLQGRYAAVQRLVRGRSWYVPGPGQTESPVSLARLRERLAAQEVTFVGHLISQGRLHALVVGSHRPVVRALGPAAPVLELGRRLRADLDALASHHLPKPLWDAVLASRRSALRDLDRLLWHPVRDLLGGGPLLLAPSAALAALPWTLLPTLHRRPATVIGSATAWLDANSRAAARTTAPVVALAAGPRVPRAEEEIRLIAAQWHGSGAMPAATTTATTTAVRDAAVESDILHIAAHGSHEPQNPLFSHLDLADGPLFGHELNQLSRLPSHIVLSACELGLSGARPGDETVGMAAALLHAGAGSVVAGVARVSDSAACLAGPAHHAGLRRGLSPAEALAGALAACTDAHEEAPPFVCFGAGW
- a CDS encoding L,D-transpeptidase gives rise to the protein MRDIRRTAGAVAAVGLLAPVVVVIGGGSASAASCTTKTGPYQKKVEKFLGRPVDGRQSAADCKAIRAFQTKHSIYPNIGYAGSVTWGVMDLMNKQKAVGNKPNKAGKCPTNKGRIACVNLTLQISWIQDGSRLKYGPVPVRTGRNGYETRTGAKKIYWRDKNHVSSVYNVAMPYSQFFDGGEAFHQVDISVWAPPGSHGCVNMRKSDAKAYWSLLKNGDDVYVYGRKPGT